The Setaria italica strain Yugu1 chromosome IX, Setaria_italica_v2.0, whole genome shotgun sequence genome has a window encoding:
- the LOC101777269 gene encoding protochlorophyllide-dependent translocon component 52, chloroplastic yields MEPLSLLQLPRVSLPVITTTAPLNSRRQQGSSACLVPQRRRRGVRLSAPAVASETPRTVEAPSPSPASGKDDDAFDWLDQWYPIAPVDDLDPGAPHGKTVLGLRVVAWHDRAAGEWRVFEDACPHRLAPLSEGRIDGKGRLQCVYHGWCFDGAGACQFIPQAPALGPPVHKNSRACVASYPCVVQNKILWFYPRTEPEYKDVLQRKRPPYMAELDDPSYFTVFGMRDLFMGYDVLVENLFDPAHVPYAHKGLLPSFRDEQDPGRVEHDQECGDPITMKIDQTDINGFLSTMKGGSIRFVAPCTFHGTPPTKVYADGKAAAWFMLVAFCIPVAPGRSRLIWAFPRNAGVWLLKIIPRWFSHSITNRVLDSDICLVHFEERNFIAAGLDNWHKACYVPTSSDGMVVAFRNWFRKYCKHQVGWGSPQVEQLPPSPTKDKLLERYWSHVVQCTSCSAALKAMKALEVAMQVMSVAIVGFLSVAKGTLLASTVQRTAVMSAAVLCFVASRWLANYIEKNFYFQDYVHSYK; encoded by the exons ATGGaacccctctccctcctccagcTCCCGCGCGTCTCCCTTCCCGTCATCACCACCACCGCGCCACTGAACTCCAGGAGGCAGCAAGGCAGCAGCGCATGTCTCGTCCCacaacgccgccgccgtggcgtccGGCTGTCAGCCCCAGCCGTGGCCAGCGAGACGCCGCGCACCGTGGAagcgccgtccccgtcgccggcgtccgGGAAGGACGACGACGCGTTCGACTGGCTGGACCAGTGGTACCCGATCGCCCCCGTCGACGACCTCGACCCCGGCGCGCCGCACGGCAAGACGGTGCTCGGGCTCCGCGTCGTCGCCTGGCacgaccgcgccgccggcgagtggCGCGTGTTCGAGGACGCCTGCCCGCACCGCCTCGCGCCGCTCTCCGAGGGCCGCATCGACGGCAAGGGCAGGCTCCAGTGCGTGTACCACGGCTGGTGcttcgacggcgccggcgcctgccaGTTCATCCCCCAGGCGCCGGCGCTCGGGCCGCCAGTGCACAAGAATAGCAGGGCGTGCGTGGCGTCGTACCCCTGCGTCGTGCAGAACAAGATCCTATGGTTCTACCCGCGGACGGAGCCCGAGTACAAGGACGTGCTGCAGAGGAAGCGGCCGCCGTACATGGCCGAGCTTGACGACCCGTCCTACTTCACCGTGTTCGGCATGAGAGATCTCTTCATGGG GTACGATGTTTTGGTTGAAAACCTCTTTGACCCTGCTCATGTCCCGTATGCGCACAAGGGGTTGCTGCCCAGCTTCCGCGATGAGCAAGATCCCGGAAG AGTTGAGCACGATCAAGAGTGTGGTGATCCGATCACGATGAAGATAGATCAGACCGACATAAACGGGTTCTTGTCGACGATGAAAGGAGGCAGCATCCGCTTCGTGGCGCCATGCACGTTCCATGGCACACCACCTACCAAAGTG TACGCTGACGGCAAGGCAGCGGCTTGGTTCATGCTCGTGGCCTTCTGCATCCCTGTTGCTCCAGGGAGGAGTAGGTTAATCTGGGCGTTCCCCAGGAATGCTGGGGTTTGGCTTCTCAAGATCATACCACGGTGGTTCTCCCACAGCATCACCAATCGTGTATTGGATTCAGATATCTGCCTCGTCCACTTTGAG GAGCGCAATTTTATTGCTGCGGGACTTGACAATTGGCACAAGGCTTGCTATGTGCCCACATCTTCAGACGGCATGGTCGTTGCGTTCAGGAATTGGTTTAGAAAGTACTGCAAGCATCAGGTTGGCTGGGGAAGCCCACAAGTTGAACAGTTACCACCATCCCCTACCAAGGATAAGCTCCTTGAGAG GTATTGGTCACACGTCGTGCAGTGCACCAGCTGCAGTGCGGCGCTGAAGGCCATGAAGGCGCTCGAGGTCGCCATGCAGGTCATGTCAGTCGCCATTGTTGGGTTCCTCTCCGTTGCCAAGGGGACTTTGCTCGCATCGACTGTTCAGAGAACCGCGGTCATGTCTGCAGCTGTGCTGTGCTTCGTTGCATCCCGTTGGCTTGCTAATTACATAGAGAAGAATTTCTATTTTCAAGATTATGTTCATTCTTACAAGTGA
- the LOC111258498 gene encoding protochlorophyllide-dependent translocon component 52, chloroplastic-like: protein MHTKRNSGRPRPVSLIISRALSIAIHPKPLPIISQRDTRRPEAYVQLPVAACLALLADPSLPLLPPLLNDKPGSSLAARAMDPLALLALPRAARPFAATVAPPSRSTRRGAARLVPSDHRCRGGACRRASASAVAPEAPRADEAPAPAEERFEWLDQWYPFAPVGELDPGAPHGKTVLGLSVVAWYDRAAGEWRVFDDACPHRLAPLSEGRIDGKGRLLLMSHTHTGGCYPPSPMRKIPEELSTIEKVAMQSR from the exons ATGCATACCAAGAGAAACAGTGGACGGCCCCGTCCTGTGTCGCTAATCATTTCGCGCGCGCTGAGCATCGCAATACATCCAAAACCTCTCCCAATCATTTCCCAACGCGATACACGTCGGCCCGAGGCGTACGTGCAGCTGCCGGTAGCTGCCTGCCTGGCGTTGCTGGCTGATCCGTCGCTACCGCTGCTCCCGCCACTCCTCAACGACAAGCCGGGCTCCTCACTCGCCGCGCGCGCCATGGACCCTCTCGCCCTCCTAGCgctcccgcgcgccgcgcgtcccttcgccgccaccgtcgcgccGCCATCGCGTTCCACAAGGCGAGGCGCCGCCCGCCTCGTCCCGTCGGATCATCGGTGTCGCGGCGGCGCCTGCCGCCGGGCGTCCGCGTCCGCCGTGGCGCCCGAGGCGCCGCGCGCCGACGaagcgccggcgcccgcggagGAGCGGTTCGAGTGGCTGGACCAGTGGTACCCGTTCGCCCCCGTGGGCGAGCTCGACCCCGGCGCGCCGCACGGCAAGACGGTGCTCGGGCTCAGCGTCGTCGCCTGGTacgaccgcgccgccggcgagtggCGCGTGTTCGACGATGCCTGCCCGCACCGCCTCGCGCCGCTCTCCGAGGGCCGCATCGACGGCAAGGGCCGGCTCCTGCTCATGTCCCATACACACACAGGGGGCTGCTACCCACCTTCCCCAATGAGGAAGATCCCGGAAG AGTTGAGCACGATCGAGAAGGTGGCGATGCAATCAAGATAA